A window from Pedobacter africanus encodes these proteins:
- a CDS encoding RsmB/NOP family class I SAM-dependent RNA methyltransferase: MKVEHQLRAFDQIFKSYDGSQPLHRFLFVYFKRNKQMGSSDRRWASRYIYNFFRLGKALIKADYTLRLAIADFLCSQTGSLVIERFLPALMEDVERSVTEKLRLVQQHFTEFDLKDVFSFYENISEAIELHDFYISFFTQPDLFLRVNAGQMQKLTGVLKQEGIPAEELGDNTLALPNGTKLDKALANCKNYQVQDLSSQKTGAFFQPRPWDKWWDCCAASGGKSLLLFDLEPKVELLVSDVRESSLQNLEERFQEARLKKYQKKVLDLVQNNDPDLHHYEFDGIIFDAPCSGSGTWGRTPEMLYYFSAHKIDYFARLQKSIATNVVKYLKSGKPLVYITCSVFKQENEEVVSWLQENLPLKLEQMEVIKGYHNKADTMFVARLTKL, encoded by the coding sequence ATGAAGGTAGAACACCAGCTAAGGGCATTTGATCAGATCTTTAAAAGTTATGATGGTTCACAACCACTGCACCGCTTTCTGTTCGTTTATTTTAAGCGCAACAAACAGATGGGTTCCTCAGACAGACGCTGGGCCAGCAGGTATATTTACAATTTCTTCAGATTGGGAAAGGCACTGATCAAAGCTGATTATACCCTTCGGCTTGCGATAGCCGATTTTTTATGCAGTCAAACAGGCAGTTTAGTTATAGAACGCTTTCTGCCGGCTTTAATGGAAGATGTTGAACGTTCTGTTACCGAAAAGCTGAGATTGGTTCAGCAGCATTTCACTGAGTTTGACCTGAAAGATGTTTTTAGCTTTTATGAGAATATTTCTGAAGCTATAGAACTACACGACTTTTATATTTCTTTTTTTACACAACCTGATCTGTTTCTCAGAGTAAATGCGGGGCAGATGCAGAAATTAACCGGTGTACTAAAGCAAGAGGGAATACCGGCAGAAGAATTGGGGGACAACACGCTGGCATTACCAAATGGTACTAAACTCGACAAGGCACTGGCCAATTGTAAAAATTATCAGGTGCAGGATCTTTCTTCGCAGAAAACCGGCGCATTCTTTCAGCCCCGGCCCTGGGACAAGTGGTGGGATTGCTGTGCAGCATCGGGTGGTAAATCACTGCTTTTGTTCGACCTGGAACCCAAAGTAGAGTTGCTCGTTAGCGATGTGAGGGAGAGTAGCCTGCAGAACCTGGAGGAACGTTTTCAGGAAGCGAGGTTAAAAAAATACCAAAAGAAAGTGTTGGACCTCGTTCAAAATAATGATCCGGATCTGCACCATTATGAATTTGACGGTATAATCTTCGATGCACCTTGTTCAGGATCCGGAACCTGGGGCAGAACTCCTGAAATGCTGTATTATTTTAGTGCGCATAAAATCGATTACTTTGCCAGATTGCAAAAAAGCATTGCTACAAATGTGGTTAAATACCTCAAATCAGGAAAACCATTGGTTTACATTACCTGCTCTGTATTTAAGCAGGAAAATGAGGAAGTGGTAAGCTGGTTGCAGGAAAACCTGCCGCTAAAGCTCGAACAAATGGAGGTGATAAAGGGTTATCACAATAAGGCCGACACCATGTTCGTAGCCAGGTTAACTAAGCTGTAG
- a CDS encoding amino acid permease, whose product MNFRKSIDLLTKEAAESGEGTLKRTLGPVNLVALGIGAIIGAGLFSITGSAAANNAGPAITISFIIAAIGCAFAGLCYAEFASMIPVAGSAYTYSYATMGEFVAWIIGWDLVLEYALGAATVSISWSRYLVKFLGYYDIHLPAQVTMSPFEHATLLDGTVVSGMFNLPAVFIIIVMSFILIRGTSESAFVNGLIVAVKVVIVFIFIFLGWKYINAENYQPYFIPGDKPGHESVFTHGWGGVIRAAGIVFFAYIGFDAVSTAAQEAKNPKKDMPIGILVSLFICTILYILFAHVMTGVANYDMFKGQDGIAPVAVAIDNMGAKDASGVVTPAYPWLNKAIIFAILGGYASVILVMLLGQSRVFFSMSKDGLLPKVFSSVHPKYSTPAKSNLLFMVFVSLFAAFVPATVVGEMTSIGTLLAFILVCIGVVILRKRMPDLPRAFKVPMVPLIPILGVAVCLGMMVFLPLDTWVRLLVWMIIGFDVYLFYGMKNSLLSDNNQVTLMKSTRTISWIGVALTGLLIGVAIIHHHITDGADTGLYYFSLVFAAAHFILYVFKAATAARVKAK is encoded by the coding sequence ATGAATTTTAGAAAGTCGATTGACTTACTCACCAAGGAAGCAGCTGAGAGCGGTGAGGGAACGCTAAAAAGAACACTTGGCCCGGTAAACCTGGTAGCCCTGGGTATTGGCGCTATTATTGGAGCGGGGTTATTTTCCATAACCGGATCCGCAGCCGCCAATAATGCCGGTCCCGCCATCACCATTTCATTCATTATCGCAGCCATAGGTTGTGCTTTCGCGGGCTTGTGCTATGCTGAGTTTGCGTCTATGATACCGGTGGCTGGCAGTGCTTACACCTACTCTTACGCTACTATGGGCGAATTTGTAGCCTGGATAATTGGCTGGGACCTGGTGCTTGAATATGCCCTGGGTGCTGCAACCGTTTCCATAAGCTGGAGCAGATACCTGGTGAAGTTCCTCGGCTATTACGATATACATCTCCCCGCGCAGGTGACCATGTCACCTTTTGAACACGCAACCCTTCTGGATGGCACCGTGGTTTCGGGTATGTTTAACCTGCCCGCAGTTTTTATCATTATCGTGATGTCCTTCATCCTCATCCGAGGAACGAGTGAATCAGCTTTTGTAAACGGGCTTATTGTTGCCGTGAAAGTAGTGATTGTATTTATCTTCATCTTTTTGGGATGGAAATATATAAACGCGGAAAATTATCAACCTTATTTTATTCCTGGTGATAAACCAGGCCACGAGAGTGTATTTACGCATGGATGGGGAGGCGTCATCAGGGCGGCCGGAATTGTATTTTTTGCCTACATAGGTTTTGACGCTGTTTCAACTGCAGCACAGGAAGCTAAAAATCCTAAAAAAGATATGCCAATAGGCATCCTTGTTTCCCTGTTTATATGCACTATATTGTATATTCTTTTTGCGCATGTTATGACTGGGGTTGCCAACTACGATATGTTTAAAGGTCAGGATGGTATTGCACCGGTTGCAGTAGCTATCGACAATATGGGTGCAAAAGATGCCTCTGGTGTGGTTACACCAGCTTATCCATGGTTAAACAAAGCAATTATATTTGCAATTTTAGGCGGTTACGCCTCTGTAATCCTGGTGATGCTACTGGGCCAGTCGAGGGTATTTTTCTCCATGAGTAAAGATGGATTGCTCCCTAAAGTATTTTCAAGCGTACACCCAAAATATAGTACACCTGCAAAAAGCAATTTACTATTCATGGTATTTGTGAGTCTGTTTGCAGCCTTTGTACCAGCTACTGTAGTTGGCGAGATGACCAGTATTGGTACCTTACTCGCGTTTATCCTGGTATGTATTGGTGTGGTAATTCTGAGAAAAAGGATGCCCGATTTGCCAAGGGCATTTAAAGTACCTATGGTTCCCTTAATCCCAATATTGGGTGTTGCCGTTTGTTTGGGTATGATGGTGTTCCTGCCATTGGATACCTGGGTACGTCTATTGGTTTGGATGATTATCGGCTTTGATGTCTATCTGTTCTATGGCATGAAGAACAGTTTACTGTCCGACAATAACCAGGTTACCTTAATGAAAAGTACCCGCACAATTTCGTGGATAGGAGTTGCTTTAACCGGCCTTTTAATCGGGGTGGCCATCATCCACCACCACATTACTGATGGAGCCGATACAGGTTTGTATTACTTCTCATTGGTTTTTGCAGCAGCACATTTTATTCTTTATGTATTTAAAGCAGCCACAGCTGCGCGTGTAAAAGCAAAGTAA
- a CDS encoding APC family permease, with product MDKENQDGSFKRELGLLDGTMLVVGSMIGSGIFIVSADIVRNVGSAGWLIAVWVITGLMTMTAAISYGELSGMYPKAGGQYVYLKESYNKLIAFLYGWSFFAVIQTGTIAAVGVAFSKFAAYLIPALSEDNKLLQIQTGLDACNNPTYFSVSSAQIMSIAIIALLTYSNTRGVKGGKWIQNIFTSTKLLALFGLIIAGFVMFKPEVWSANWTNAWMATKASLVDSCNVAAGFSVTPIAGAALLGGIAAAMVGSVFSSDAWNNVTFIAGEMKNPKKNIGLSLFLGTLIVTVIYVSANLVYLAVLPMDEIAHAAKDRVAVTASTAIFGGIGTALIAVMIMVSTFGCNNGLILAGSRVYYTMAQDGLFFKNAGKLNKHGVPQWALWAQFLVTAVLCLSGKYGDLLDMVSFVVVIFYVLTIGGIFILRKRLPNAERPYKAFGYPLLPALYIILGISFCLLLIWFKPQFTWPGLIVVLIGIPIYYFTNRKNSFSDK from the coding sequence ATGGACAAAGAAAACCAGGATGGTTCCTTTAAAAGAGAGCTCGGACTGCTAGACGGGACGATGCTAGTTGTGGGCTCTATGATCGGCTCGGGTATATTTATTGTAAGTGCCGATATTGTACGCAATGTGGGCAGCGCTGGATGGCTGATAGCCGTATGGGTAATAACCGGGCTTATGACCATGACTGCTGCCATAAGCTATGGAGAATTGAGCGGGATGTACCCTAAGGCCGGCGGCCAGTATGTTTATCTTAAAGAGTCTTACAACAAGCTAATTGCTTTTTTATATGGCTGGAGTTTTTTTGCCGTCATACAAACCGGTACTATAGCTGCTGTAGGCGTTGCTTTCTCTAAATTTGCAGCTTATCTGATTCCAGCCTTGAGTGAAGACAATAAGCTGTTACAGATACAAACCGGGCTGGATGCCTGCAACAATCCAACCTATTTTTCAGTAAGTTCTGCACAAATTATGTCTATCGCCATTATTGCGTTGCTTACTTATTCCAATACCCGGGGTGTAAAAGGTGGTAAATGGATTCAGAATATCTTTACTTCCACTAAATTACTTGCTCTTTTTGGACTAATCATAGCGGGTTTCGTTATGTTTAAACCTGAAGTATGGAGTGCCAACTGGACCAACGCATGGATGGCCACAAAAGCTTCACTGGTAGACTCCTGTAATGTTGCAGCGGGCTTTAGTGTCACACCAATTGCGGGAGCAGCCTTACTTGGGGGGATTGCGGCCGCTATGGTAGGTTCTGTTTTTAGCAGTGATGCCTGGAACAATGTGACCTTTATCGCAGGTGAAATGAAGAACCCAAAAAAGAATATAGGGCTTAGCCTTTTCCTGGGGACACTTATTGTTACAGTTATTTATGTATCGGCTAACCTGGTTTATCTTGCTGTATTGCCCATGGATGAAATTGCTCATGCAGCAAAAGACCGAGTTGCGGTAACAGCATCTACCGCTATCTTTGGGGGCATCGGAACTGCATTGATTGCGGTAATGATTATGGTCTCTACTTTTGGTTGTAATAATGGCCTTATACTGGCCGGATCAAGGGTGTATTATACGATGGCGCAGGATGGTTTGTTCTTTAAAAATGCAGGAAAGCTAAATAAACATGGTGTACCTCAATGGGCACTTTGGGCACAATTCCTGGTCACAGCTGTTCTTTGCCTTAGTGGTAAATATGGCGACCTGCTAGATATGGTTTCTTTTGTAGTTGTTATATTTTATGTACTTACAATAGGAGGTATTTTTATCCTCAGGAAAAGATTACCTAATGCTGAACGCCCGTACAAGGCATTTGGATATCCACTATTGCCAGCCTTATATATTATCCTGGGCATTAGCTTTTGTCTGTTATTAATCTGGTTTAAACCACAATTTACCTGGCCGGGACTGATTGTTGTATTGATCGGGATTCCGATATATTATTTTACTAACAGAAAGAACAGCTTTTCTGATAAGTAG
- a CDS encoding sodium-translocating pyrophosphatase encodes MEFLQNNLIYVIPAMGLVGILVMAIKSAWVNKQDAGDKNMQELAGYIADGAMAFLKAEWRVLSIFVVFTAALLAYSGTIHEVNGVALHSSWIISVAFIIGAVFSATAGYIGMKAATKANVRTTQAARTSLKQALKVSFTGGTVMGLGVAGLAILGLGGLFIVFLQMFNVVSANSVEMKTAIEVLTGFSLGAESIALFARVGGGIYTKAADVGADLVGKVEAGIPEDDVRNPATIADNVGDNVGDVAGMGADLFGSYVATILATMVLGQEIVVDKLNGIAVDNLNGFSPVLLPMVICGLGILFSIIGTWFVRIKGEDSNVQTALNLGNWGSIVITAIASYFVVTAMLPEHLHLRGVNFTSLDVFYAIIVGLVVGTLMSIITEYYTAMGKGPVNSIIQQSGTGHATNIIGGLSVGMKSTVAPILVLAAGIICSYAFAGLYGVAIAAAGMMATTAMQLAIDAFGPIADNAGGIAEMSQLPPEVRERTDNLDAVGNTTAATGKGFAIASAALTSLALFAAFVGVAGISAIDIYKAPVLAGLFVGAMIPFIFSALCIAAVGKAAMDMVQEVRRQFREIPGIMEYKAKPEYEKCVAISTKASIREMMLPGAIALLVPIIVGFGFKGVFPTVSSAEILGGLLAGVTVSGVLMGIFQSNAGGAWDNAKKSFEKGVEINGEMHYKKSEPHKASVTGDTVGDPFKDTSGPSMNILIKLMSIVSLVIAPYIAVGVSTEQARVKEKVEIMAKPGSSIKVAAATLAIKSVKGNATTHQ; translated from the coding sequence ATGGAGTTTTTACAAAACAATTTAATTTATGTGATCCCTGCTATGGGCCTGGTTGGCATCCTGGTGATGGCCATCAAGAGTGCATGGGTAAACAAACAGGACGCAGGAGACAAGAACATGCAGGAGCTGGCCGGCTATATTGCTGATGGGGCCATGGCCTTTCTAAAAGCCGAATGGAGGGTATTGAGCATTTTTGTTGTATTTACAGCAGCTTTACTTGCCTACTCGGGTACCATACACGAAGTAAATGGTGTAGCCTTACATTCAAGCTGGATCATTTCCGTAGCATTTATCATTGGTGCAGTATTTTCTGCCACTGCAGGATATATCGGCATGAAAGCCGCCACCAAAGCAAATGTCCGTACTACACAGGCTGCCAGAACCAGTTTAAAGCAGGCTTTAAAGGTATCGTTTACTGGTGGTACAGTAATGGGCCTGGGCGTTGCCGGCCTGGCAATATTAGGTTTGGGCGGTTTGTTTATTGTTTTTCTGCAAATGTTTAATGTGGTTTCGGCCAATAGCGTTGAAATGAAAACAGCCATTGAAGTACTTACCGGCTTCTCGCTGGGTGCAGAGTCTATTGCGCTGTTTGCACGTGTGGGCGGGGGTATTTATACCAAAGCCGCCGATGTGGGGGCCGATCTTGTTGGTAAGGTTGAAGCAGGTATCCCAGAAGATGATGTACGTAATCCTGCAACTATAGCAGATAACGTGGGTGATAATGTAGGTGACGTTGCAGGTATGGGCGCCGATTTATTCGGTTCTTATGTAGCAACCATCCTGGCAACCATGGTATTGGGACAGGAAATTGTAGTTGACAAATTAAATGGCATTGCTGTTGATAACCTGAACGGTTTTTCGCCGGTATTATTACCGATGGTGATCTGCGGGCTTGGAATCCTGTTCTCTATTATAGGGACCTGGTTTGTGCGCATTAAAGGTGAAGACTCCAATGTGCAGACTGCCCTAAATTTAGGTAACTGGGGGTCCATAGTCATCACTGCCATTGCTTCTTATTTTGTGGTTACAGCCATGCTGCCTGAACATTTACATTTGCGTGGGGTTAATTTTACCAGTCTGGATGTATTTTACGCTATCATAGTAGGTTTAGTGGTAGGTACTTTGATGAGTATCATTACCGAATATTATACCGCAATGGGTAAAGGTCCGGTTAATTCAATTATTCAGCAGTCTGGCACAGGCCACGCTACCAATATTATTGGTGGTTTGTCTGTAGGGATGAAATCTACGGTTGCCCCGATCCTGGTGCTTGCTGCAGGGATCATTTGCTCATATGCTTTTGCAGGTTTGTATGGCGTAGCCATTGCGGCCGCCGGCATGATGGCCACTACTGCCATGCAATTGGCCATTGATGCTTTTGGGCCTATTGCCGATAATGCAGGTGGGATTGCTGAAATGAGCCAACTGCCGCCCGAAGTGCGTGAACGTACAGATAACCTGGATGCGGTAGGTAACACCACTGCAGCTACAGGGAAGGGCTTTGCGATCGCTTCTGCAGCATTAACATCACTGGCCTTATTCGCTGCCTTTGTTGGTGTTGCCGGTATATCGGCCATCGACATTTACAAAGCTCCGGTACTGGCCGGTCTGTTTGTAGGTGCCATGATCCCCTTCATTTTCTCGGCCCTATGTATTGCAGCAGTTGGTAAAGCAGCAATGGATATGGTTCAGGAAGTTCGTCGTCAGTTCCGCGAAATTCCCGGCATTATGGAATACAAAGCAAAACCTGAATACGAAAAATGTGTAGCCATCTCTACCAAAGCTTCTATCCGGGAAATGATGTTGCCGGGTGCCATCGCACTTTTGGTTCCGATCATTGTCGGATTTGGCTTTAAAGGTGTATTTCCTACCGTAAGCTCAGCCGAGATATTGGGTGGTTTGCTGGCCGGAGTTACCGTATCGGGCGTATTGATGGGAATTTTCCAGTCGAACGCCGGAGGTGCATGGGACAACGCAAAAAAATCATTTGAGAAAGGTGTAGAGATCAATGGCGAGATGCATTATAAAAAATCGGAACCGCATAAGGCTTCCGTAACAGGAGATACCGTTGGAGATCCGTTTAAAGACACCTCCGGTCCTTCAATGAATATTCTGATTAAACTGATGTCTATTGTTTCACTGGTCATTGCACCATACATCGCGGTTGGGGTTTCAACAGAACAGGCCAGGGTTAAAGAAAAGGTCGAAATTATGGCTAAGCCGGGCAGTTCAATTAAAGTGGCTGCAGCCACGCTGGCCATTAAAAGTGTTAAGGGCAACGCAACCACACACCAATAA
- a CDS encoding MarC family protein, protein MEFNFSQILSTTMVLFAIIDILGAIPIVIELRKKAGHIQSEKATIVAAVLMIIFLFAGETLLKVIGLDVASFAIAGSMVIFFIAMEMVLGLTIFKEGDAPETVSIVPLAFPLIAGAGTMTTLLSLKTEYATQNIIVGIIINMIFVYFVLKNTERLEKLFGKSGLNVLRKAFGIILLAIAIKLFRNNTGL, encoded by the coding sequence ATGGAATTCAATTTCAGCCAAATTCTCTCGACCACGATGGTACTCTTTGCTATCATTGATATCCTGGGTGCTATTCCTATTGTAATAGAACTCCGGAAAAAGGCTGGTCACATTCAATCGGAGAAGGCAACCATTGTGGCCGCTGTATTGATGATCATCTTTTTATTTGCCGGAGAAACGTTGCTGAAAGTAATCGGGCTGGATGTTGCCTCTTTCGCCATTGCAGGTTCCATGGTGATCTTTTTTATTGCCATGGAGATGGTACTTGGCTTAACTATATTTAAAGAGGGGGATGCGCCGGAAACAGTATCTATAGTGCCCCTCGCTTTCCCATTGATTGCAGGGGCAGGAACAATGACAACCCTACTTTCTTTAAAAACAGAGTATGCCACCCAAAATATTATTGTTGGCATTATCATCAATATGATATTTGTATATTTTGTGTTAAAGAACACGGAACGCCTGGAAAAGTTATTTGGTAAATCGGGACTGAATGTACTGAGGAAAGCTTTTGGAATTATACTTCTGGCTATCGCCATTAAGCTGTTCCGGAACAATACAGGCTTATAA